The Merismopedia glauca CCAP 1448/3 DNA window TTGAAGCTTTGGGAAATGAAACCTATATTTCGGCACATCTGAGCGATCTGCCTAATTCTGCACTACAAATCCGCATCCCTCCAGATCGTCCGGTGCAAATTGGTGAAAAACTCTGGCTCTCCCTGTCTGCTGACAAAATCCACCTCTTCGATCCAGATACCACAGAAGCAGTTAGACCTTTAGTTTAGCCTCGCCCATATGCTTTTAACGATCGCCATTAATCAATTTGTGTCGCCATCGTCAGGACATATTTGATATACTGGAAAATGTGAATATCAAGTAATGCTCATGCGATCGCCTGCTCGTTCTGAAAGAATAGATATCAGAATATCTCCATCAGCCAAGCAATTGTTACAAGATGCAGCCGAGGTACAACACAAAACCCTAAGTGAATTTGTCTTACACAGCGCTATTTCTGCCGCAGAACAGGCACTTTGCGATCGCCAGCAATTGCGTCTCTCGGCTGAACAATGGACAGCTTTAATGGAGGCTTTAGATGCTCCACCCCGTCGCCACCCACGTATGGAAAGATTACTACAGGAGGCGAGTGTTTTCGATTGAATTTGTCTTTAGATACCGAAAAACCTCGGATTGAGAAGCTAAAGCAGGAGCATAATTTGAGTAATTTTGATTGTGGAATCGATCCTATCAATCATTTTTTACAACGCTTTGCTTGGCAAAATCAAAAATCAGATAGTTCTCAAACTTATATAGCCTTAATTGGGGATGTGGTAATTGGCTATTACACCCTTACGGTAGGAGAAGTCAGTTATGGTGACGCACCAGAAAGATTGAAAAAAGGGCTAGCGCGGTATCCAATTCCTGTTATTATTCTGGCTAGACTGGCGATTAATCGCAATTTCCAAGGACAGAGGTTAGGTCAAGGGTTGCTAGTTGATGCTATGCGTCGTACCTTACAAGTAAGCGATATTGCAGGCATTCGAGCAATAGTAGTTCATGCTAAAGATGACAAAGCTCAAGCATTGTATCAGCATTTTGGTTTTGAACCGTTTATAGATGAATCGCTAATTTTGTATCGACTTTTGAAAGATATACGTTTCATGCTAGCTTCTGCATCAGGGTTAAGTAAGTAGTTAGGCAAAATTATGGGTAT harbors:
- a CDS encoding DUF1778 domain-containing protein, producing the protein MLMRSPARSERIDIRISPSAKQLLQDAAEVQHKTLSEFVLHSAISAAEQALCDRQQLRLSAEQWTALMEALDAPPRRHPRMERLLQEASVFD
- a CDS encoding GNAT family N-acetyltransferase, with protein sequence MNLSLDTEKPRIEKLKQEHNLSNFDCGIDPINHFLQRFAWQNQKSDSSQTYIALIGDVVIGYYTLTVGEVSYGDAPERLKKGLARYPIPVIILARLAINRNFQGQRLGQGLLVDAMRRTLQVSDIAGIRAIVVHAKDDKAQALYQHFGFEPFIDESLILYRLLKDIRFMLASASGLSK